In Xenopus laevis strain J_2021 chromosome 2S, Xenopus_laevis_v10.1, whole genome shotgun sequence, a genomic segment contains:
- the trmt10c.S gene encoding tRNA methyltransferase 10 homolog C: MAFVNTFLRTIRCSAVHTLIQEGGRWPSLKVSHQLTQSRRIMLSHHMRKEDAKSETNETLDLEEWKSILKSGIESAEPVKTVAQEDSSLNGMRELVEMWRLAGRAVPQLITTEQLHVLMELPTKTARKKYLKFLSVREIIKTNQKEKKKELKEWSKSKMESLDQLETKEDATEKKNTFLLHVRDSSIETIQRWKCAQAMKFGQPLVFDMVYEKYMSRYELENTVCQLMESEGCNRRNADPFHMYFCSLQPDSPYHKELVKRYMGAWDNIFVTATDKPHVEIFPKEQLVYLTADSPNELKHFDHTKIYIIGSLVDKCQQTGLSLANAKRLNLATARLPLDRYLKWDVGAKNLTLDQMIRILLCLKDTGDWKKALSFVPTRKHDGFMEPAASKKTNLKNERAMEHAPAMKRKVLKNSKVYEFGKSKSFIKPEQI; this comes from the coding sequence ATGGCATTTGTGAATACGTTCTTGCGAACCATTCGATGTTCTGCTGTCCATACTTTGATACAGGAAGGTGGACGTTGGCCATCGTTAAAAGTTTCACATCAGCTCACTCAGTCTAGAAGGATAATGTTATCACACCATATGAGGAAGGAAGATGCCAAGTCAGAAACTAATGAAACATTAGATCTGGAAGAGTGGAAAAGCATCTTGAAATCAGGCATAGAAAGTGCTGAACCGGTGAAAACAGTGGCACAGGAGGATTCCTCTCTAAATGGAATGCGGGAACTTGTGGAAATGTGGAGACTGGCCGGTAGGGCGGTACCACAGTTAATAACAACAGAGCAGTTACATGTCCTCATGGAGCTTCCAACAAAAACTGCTAGAAAAAAGTACTTAAAATTCCTCTCTGTTAGGGAAATTATTAAAACAAaccagaaagagaagaaaaaagaactTAAGGAATGGAGTAAGTCCAAAATGGAAAGCTTGGATCAATTAGAAACAAAAGAAGATGccactgaaaagaaaaatacttttttattacatgTTCGGGACAGTTCTATAGAAACAATTCAGCGTTGGAAATGTGCCCAAGCAATGAAATTTGGACAGCCATTAGTGTTTGATATGGTATATGAAAAGTATATGTCACGGTATGAGTTAGAGAACACTGTGTGTCAGCTTATGGAGTCTGAAGGCTGTAACAGAAGAAATGCTGATCCATTCCATATGTACTTCTGCAGCCTGCAGCCTGATAGCCCATACCATAAAGAATTGGTAAAACGCTATATGGGAGCTTGGGATAACATCTTTGTCACAGCCACAGATAAACCTCATGTTGAAATATTTCCTAAAGAACAACTTGTGTACTTAACAGCAGACTCTCCCAATGAGTTAAAACACTTTGaccatactaaaatatatataattggttCACTAGTTGACAAATGCCAACAAACAGGCTTGTCTTTGGCAAATGCCAAAAGGCTTAATCTAGCCACTGCAAGACTTCCATTAGACAGATACTTGAAATGGGACGTTGGTGCGAAAAATCTAACACTTGACCAAATGATTCGCATTCTGCTGTGTTTAAAGGATACTGGTGACTGGAAAAAAGCTTTATCTTTTGTTCCAACCAGAAAGCATGATGGTTTTATGGAACCTGCTGCCTCTAAGAAAACGAACTTAAAAAATGAACGTGCTATGGAACATGCTCCTGCCATGAAAAGAAAAGTGCTGAAAAATTCTAAAGTATATGAGTTTGGTAAAAGTAAATCATTTATCAAACCAGAACAGATTTAA